The bacterium genome segment GAGCACTTCGCCGGGCGCCCCGACTGCTTCGTGGGCCAGGACCTCAACATCTACTACCGCCGACACCCTCGGCGCGCGTCGGTGGCGCCCGACGTGTTCGTCTGCTACGGCGTCCACTCCGGGGATCTGGAACTGGCGGCCAGCTACCGGCTGTGGGACGTGGGCGCGCCGCCGGCGTTCGTGCTGGAGATCGCCTCGGAGAACACCTACCCGGCCGACCTCGAGGAGAAACCCGCCAAGTACCTGGAGATGGGCGTGGAGGAGTACTGGCGCCTCGACCCCACCGGCGGCGATTTCTACACCCCCATCCTCCAGGGCGACCGCCGAACCGGCGACACCTGGGAAGCCATTGCGGTGGATGATGACGGCAACGGCGGCCTCTGCGGCCACAGCGGTGTCCTCAACCTCGACCTATGTGCCCAAGCGCACCAACTCCGCCTCCGAGACCCCCGGACCGGCAACTGGATACCCGATCCCACCGAAATGCGCCACCAACGAGACCACCTGCGCGAGTCCCGCGACGCCGCCGAGGCGCGTGCGGAGGCCGCCGAGGCGCGTGCGGAGGCCGCCGAGGCCGAGTTGGCGGCACTGCGGACCCGACCGGACGACCAGACCTAGCCGAGCGAGGTCGAGCCGCCGCGGCGACTAAGGGTCGCCGCCTCGCGGACCGACTCGTCGCTGTCAGCGGCCAGGGCCGCGAGGGCGGCCGGCTTGGCGGCCGGCGTGGGGGTGCCGAGCCGCTCAGCAGCCCAATTCTCGGAGGCCGTTGCGGAGGCCGCCGACGCGGAACTGGGCGATGCCGATCGGCACGTTGTTCTGGCCCGTCACCCACATGGACGCACGGTTGTCACGGTCGAGGCCCGCGGAGTGCACGAAACCCGCCGCGTCCCTCG includes the following:
- a CDS encoding Uma2 family endonuclease; amino-acid sequence: MSVLSELDPDVAYPATPSVPDSDLHSLVRYLTYGALREHFAGRPDCFVGQDLNIYYRRHPRRASVAPDVFVCYGVHSGDLELAASYRLWDVGAPPAFVLEIASENTYPADLEEKPAKYLEMGVEEYWRLDPTGGDFYTPILQGDRRTGDTWEAIAVDDDGNGGLCGHSGVLNLDLCAQAHQLRLRDPRTGNWIPDPTEMRHQRDHLRESRDAAEARAEAAEARAEAAEAELAALRTRPDDQT